In Cotesia glomerata isolate CgM1 linkage group LG3, MPM_Cglom_v2.3, whole genome shotgun sequence, one genomic interval encodes:
- the LOC123260345 gene encoding uncharacterized protein LOC123260345 isoform X3, producing the protein MMPGPMAEKPRAQRLNNIEPQTAKSLGCNRSEDFDTPVSSGSNMGSVARFPKLDECAHFHYEHVELTDLEVSVTEVPNDSSFAVRVTSGDACWTLQRSYENFIMFDRQLHRCIYDRKFSSLAKLPEVEPDNTQDLLAAYLKHFSNLNHDGLNCGPVLNWLQLDNRGRRILVPESDSCPINTPAVAAAYAVRPYTAQAQDEISFQVGDMISVIDMPPPGESNWWRGKKGFAVGFFPADCVAVIGDKVPRHLTVSNIVRSKLPVKPVLRKHGKLIAFFRSFILNRPSRRRLKQSGILKERVFGCDLGEHLLNSGQDVPAVLKCCAEFIETHGLVDGIYRLSGVTSNIQRLRHAFDEDRVPALHSDESILQDIHSVASLLKMYFRELPNPLCTYQLYSTFVTAVQANTDAERLRRMRDAVRKLPPPHYRTLEYLMRHLVRVAARGADTGMTPRNVAIVWAPNLLRCKELEVGGVAALQGVGVQAVVTEFLVCYAELIFGDGPVGRPKSLAITTPARLLSLEEARNRSLRNDSEYIEVGAGPAGLPAHYHTVIELPRKRNGSKRSPSLNWRAIFGRGGFGARGKTRQVGTPPQIEALSSSLNAMRRLRPVKSADSLDGEDNLGPLMGPPPNRPCGHSRSVSHDSYFDHLADAPSSVSPLDLSEIQLNFDLEEREMRMFSEEESGGVASVEASPRRQRNDGSLCIAVSGGSKRKRSRLEERLHCEVELRFIDSQSPDQIMVSADIHGIETPSPLTTPGYLPLLSEASTPISPSTLQATPISLTPKTGNSPRISFRSFTLPLDLDDQSCHTQISKEDLSSEKLSLDPPSQRLSINLDDHNSVKSYERIKTCESHESSPKINDIKKSSDNLIATLSDQEMTSCDVLNLTCATEKNLFSDDSAMSFQEEKFNCSSQNCCDLMNQSPPDNMINLENVDIDSCLIIDQNEPVDMPSSSVTDLDSPMSCEQTIEDLPDSGFVICDNSDKVFTNVDTQTLTNNKSESVNRLTSVESSSKDQLEGTVDSGIEKNSPQQSCVSDNISRTSLDLTMGLTGDTSTSCIATTDPIDSSILQQESTEISLDMSENKSNNGSDLRNGNNRCCSESAINLVSHHDSEKMEHGHECCSYNLRLDNENVYRCNLNESSQVMLGKSSIENNHLNYESINSNKDVQCIRTSNYLSNIERSNITEDKSCFNRCQDIRHSFSHSSRKSQPTSHHMYLSQRNSNTQIRDNEEVVIQSENAAEAHEIAHDPEGASETTSLDSSYTFSNASSPIDDSVVLRDTAAILQELALQRLSGGVGSETPLHSPKNLESDGIRERRSFEIGIKRENVTDKKTKVEDDCLRGKSEEQSNNGTQHLPPCLRARQARATRAALSRSLDEDKFNRMTSESVRMPQKQLSDDSQHNSTPNVGGHLLSSSQSTEKLQSRNLGIDLGDPRCRERIEKYKEERRMFLRDKYRSESFRGSTSRNEDDGELLARLKQRATRPPH; encoded by the exons ATGATGCCGGGACCGATGGCTGAGAAACCCCGTGCACAGCGGCTGAACAACATCGAGCCACAAACCGCAAAA agTTTGGGATGCAATCGATCAGAAGATTTTGATACACCAGTTAGCTCAGGTAGCAACATGGGAAGTGTGGCGAGGTTTCCAAAACTTGATGAGTGTGCTCATTTTCATTACGAGCATGTAGAACTTACTGATCTTGAg gtTTCAGTTACTGAAGTGCCAAACGATTCAAGTTTTGCAGTACGCGTTACTTCAGGTGACGCTTGTTGGACACTTCAACGTTCGtacgaaaattttattatgtttgaTAGGCAACTACATCGTTGTATTTATGACCGCAAGTTCTCATCGCTTGCTAAACTACCAGAAGTTGAACCAGACAATACTCAAGATTTGTTGGCAGCTTATCTCAAGcacttttcaaatttgaatcACGATGGATTAAATTGTGGACCCGTACTCAACTGGCTACAGTTGGATAATCGTGGTAGAAGAATTCTAGTTCCTGAATCAGACTCGTGTCCAATTAATACACCAGCTGTAGCAGCTGCTTATGCGGTTAGGCCGTATACTGCTCAAGCACAGGATGAAATATCTTTTCAG GTTGGAGATATGATATCAGTTATTGACATGCCACCACCAGGAGAGAGTAATTGGTGGCGTGGCAAAAAAGGTTTTGCCGTTGGTTTTTTTCCTGCTGATTGCGTCGCGGTGATTGGTGACAAAGTACCTCGTCACTTGACCGTGTCTAATATTGTACGTTCAAAGTTACCCGTTAAACCCGTTCTCAGAAAACATGGAAAGCTTATTGCTTTTTTTAGGTCTTTTATTCTTAATAGACCTTCTAGGAGACGATTAAAACAATCTGGAATTCTTAAAGAACGAGTTTTTGGATGTGATTTGGGAGAACATCTTCTTAATTCTGGTCAAGATG TACCAGCTGTGTTGAAGTGTTGTGCAGAGTTCATTGAAACACATGGATTGGTAGACGGTATTTATCGCTTAAGTGGTGTAACATCAAATATTCAACGGCTACGTCATGCATTTGATGAAGATCGCGTTCCTGCTTTGCATTCAGATGAGAGTATACTTCAAGATATTCATTCGGTAGCATCACTCTTGAAAATGTACTTTAGAGAGTTACCTAATCCATTATGTACCTATCAGCTTTACTCTACTTTTGTCACTGCCGTTCAAGCTAATACAGATGCGGAAAGATTAAGAAGAATGAGAGATGCCGTTAGAAAACTACCTCCTCCACACTACAG aacATTGGAGTATTTAATGCGACATTTAGTAAGAGTCGCAGCACGTGGGGCTGATACAGGTATGACACCACGAAATGTTGCAATCGTTTGGGCTCCTAATCTATTGCGATGCAAGGAACTTGAAGTTGGTGGTGTAGCAGCACTACAAGGTGTCGGTGTTCAAGCTGTAGTTACAGAATTTCTTGTTTGTTATGCGGAATTAATATTCGGTGATGGCCCAGTTGGTCGACCTAAATCATTGGCAATTACCACTCCTGCTCGATTATTGAGCCTTGAAGAAGCGAGAAACCGTTCTTTGCGAAATGATTCGGAGTACATTGAAGTAGGTGCCGGACCAGCTGGCTTACCTGCACACTATCACACAGTGATTGAGCTACCAAGAAAACGGAATGGTTCAAAACGTTCACCTTCATTAAACTGGCGTGCAATTTTTGGACGTGGTGGTTTTGGAGCGCGTGGTAAAACAAGACAAGTAGGAACTCCACCACAAATAGAAGCTTTATCAAGTTCTCTTAATGCTATGCGACGATTAAGACCGGTTAAAAGTGCTGACAGTCTTGATGGAGAAGATAATCTCGGTCCTTTGATGGGCCCACCACCCAACAGACCATGTGGTCACAGTCGATCAGTTTCACATGATTCATATTTTGATCATCTTGCAGACGCACCAAGTTCTGTATCTCCACTAGATCTTTCTGAGATACAACTTAATTTTGATCTTGAAGAGCGAGAAATGCGAATGTTTTCAGAGGAAGAAAGTGGTGGTGTAGCGTCAGTAGAAGCATCGCCACGGCGTCAAAGAAACGACGGCTCGTTATGTATTGCTGTAAGTGGTGGTAGTAAAAGAAAAAGATCACGTCTTGAAGAACGTCTTCACTGTGAAGTAGAATTAAGATTTATTGACAGTCAAAGTCCAGATCAAATAATGGTGTCTGCAGATATCCATGGAATTGAGACACCATCACCACTGACAACGCCAGGTTACCTGCCATTATTATCAGAAGCTTCTACACCAATAAGTCCATCTACTTTACAGGCAACACCGATCTCTTTGACACCTAAGACAGGAAATAGCCCTCGGATAAGTTTCCGTAGCTTTACTTTACCCCTCGACTTAGATGATCAATCCTGTCATACTCAAATATCAAAAGAAGATCTGTCTTCCGAAAAACTGTCTTTAGATCCTCCTAGTCAAcgtttatcaattaatttagacGATCATAATAGTGTAAAGTCTTATGAGAGAATAAAGACTTGTGAAAGTCATGAATCATCaccaaaaataaatgatattaaaaaatcgtcCGATAATTTAATAGCGACACTATCGGATCAAGAAATGACATCATGTGACGTACTCAATCTTACGTGTgccactgaaaaaaatttattttctgatGATTCTGCTATGAGCTtccaagaagaaaaatttaactgtagtAGTCAGAACTGCTGTGATCTAATGAATCAAAGTCCTCCGGATAATATGATAAATTTGGAAAATGTTGATATTGACAGTTGCTTAATAATTGATCAGAATGAACCTGTAGACATGCCGTCTTCCAGCGTTACAGATCTTGATTCACCAATGTCCTGTGAGCAAACTATTGAAGACTTACCAGATTCAGGATTTGTTATTTGCGATAATTCTGATAAAGTTTTTACAAATGTAGATACACAAACATTAACGAATAATAAAAGC gaatctGTCAATCGGTTAACAAGTGTAGAAAGTAGTTCTAAAGATCAACTTGAAGGGACTGTTGATTCTGGtatcgaaaaaaattcaccACAACAAAGTTGTGTTTCTGACAATATTTCAAGAACTTCTCTCGATCTCACAATGGGTTTAACTGGAGATACCAGCACATCTTGTATTGCAACGACTGATCCGATAGATAGCTCTATTTTGCAACAAGAATCTACTGAAATATCTTTAGACATgagtgaaaataaaagtaataatggTAGCGATCTTCGTAATGGAAATAATCGCTGTTGTTCAGAAAGTGCAATTAATTTAGTCTCACATCATGATTCTGAAAAAATGGAACATGGACATGAGTGTTGTAGTTACAATTTACGTTTAGATAATGAAAATGTTTATCGatgtaatttaaatgaatCGAGTCAAGTAATGCTTGGAAAATCGAGTATagaaaataatcatttaaattatgaatcaATAAATTCCAATAAAGACGTCCAGTGTATCCGCACCAGTAATTATTTGTCGAATATTGAAAGAAGCAATATTACTGAGGATAAGAGTTGTTTCAATCGATGTCAGGATATTAGACATAGTTTCAGTCACAGTTCTAGAAAATCACAACCTACTAGCCATCATATGTATTTATCACAGAGAAATTCAAATACTCAAATACGTGATAATGAAGAGGTGGTTATTCAGTCTGAGAATGCAGCTGAAGCTCATGAAATAGCTCATGATCCAGAAGGTGCATCAGAAACTACATCACTGGATTCTTCATACACTTTTTCAAATGCATCTTCGCCCATTGATGATTCTGTTGTTTTACGAGATACAGCAGCAATTTTACAAGAACTTGCATTACAAAGATTATCTGGAGGAGTTGGAAGTGAAACGCCATTACATtcaccaaaaaatttagagtctgaTGGTATCCGAGAACGACGTAGTTTTGAAATAGGAATAAAGCGTGAAAATGTTACTGATAAAAAGACCAAGGTAGAAGACGATTGTTTGCGTGGTAAATCTGAAGAACAATCGAATAATGGAACGCAACATTTACCGCCATGCTTACGTGCTCGTCAGGCCAGAGCAACTAGAGCTGCTTTAAGTCGATCATTGGatgaagataaatttaatcgTATGACTAGTGAGTCCGTAAGAATGCCTCAAAAGCAATTGTCTGATGATTCTCAGCATAATTCTACACCAAATGTTGGTGGACACCTATTATCTTCTTCTCAAAGTACAGAGAAActtcagtcaagaaatttgggAATCGATCTGGGTGATCCTCGTTGTCGGgaaagaattgaaaaatataaagaagAAAGACGAATGTTTCTTAGAGATAAATATAGAAGTGAAAGTTTTAGAGGTTCGACATCAAGAAATGAGGATGATGGTGAATTACTAGCGCGATTAAAACAACGTGCTACGAGACCTCCtcattga
- the LOC123260345 gene encoding rho GTPase-activating protein 32 isoform X1, whose protein sequence is MMPGPMAEKPRAQRLNNIEPQTAKSLGCNRSEDFDTPVSSGSNMGSVARFPKLDECAHFHYEHVELTDLEVSVTEVPNDSSFAVRVTSGDACWTLQRSYENFIMFDRQLHRCIYDRKFSSLAKLPEVEPDNTQDLLAAYLKHFSNLNHDGLNCGPVLNWLQLDNRGRRILVPESDSCPINTPAVAAAYAVRPYTAQAQDEISFQVGDMISVIDMPPPGESNWWRGKKGFAVGFFPADCVAVIGDKVPRHLTVSNIVRSKLPVKPVLRKHGKLIAFFRSFILNRPSRRRLKQSGILKERVFGCDLGEHLLNSGQDVPAVLKCCAEFIETHGLVDGIYRLSGVTSNIQRLRHAFDEDRVPALHSDESILQDIHSVASLLKMYFRELPNPLCTYQLYSTFVTAVQANTDAERLRRMRDAVRKLPPPHYRTLEYLMRHLVRVAARGADTGMTPRNVAIVWAPNLLRCKELEVGGVAALQGVGVQAVVTEFLVCYAELIFGDGPVGRPKSLAITTPARLLSLEEARNRSLRNDSEYIEVGAGPAGLPAHYHTVIELPRKRNGSKRSPSLNWRAIFGRGGFGARGKTRQVGTPPQIEALSSSLNAMRRLRPVKSADSLDGEDNLGPLMGPPPNRPCGHSRSVSHDSYFDHLADAPSSVSPLDLSEIQLNFDLEEREMRMFSEEESGGVASVEASPRRQRNDGSLCIAVSGGSKRKRSRLEERLHCEVELRFIDSQSPDQIMVSADIHGIETPSPLTTPGYLPLLSEASTPISPSTLQATPISLTPKTGNSPRISFRSFTLPLDLDDQSCHTQISKEDLSSEKLSLDPPSQRLSINLDDHNSVKSYERIKTCESHESSPKINDIKKSSDNLIATLSDQEMTSCDVLNLTCATEKNLFSDDSAMSFQEEKFNCSSQNCCDLMNQSPPDNMINLENVDIDSCLIIDQNEPVDMPSSSVTDLDSPMSCEQTIEDLPDSGFVICDNSDKVFTNVDTQTLTNNKSSSEEWVMVEKTNESVNRLTSVESSSKDQLEGTVDSGIEKNSPQQSCVSDNISRTSLDLTMGLTGDTSTSCIATTDPIDSSILQQESTEISLDMSENKSNNGSDLRNGNNRCCSESAINLVSHHDSEKMEHGHECCSYNLRLDNENVYRCNLNESSQVMLGKSSIENNHLNYESINSNKDVQCIRTSNYLSNIERSNITEDKSCFNRCQDIRHSFSHSSRKSQPTSHHMYLSQRNSNTQIRDNEEVVIQSENAAEAHEIAHDPEGASETTSLDSSYTFSNASSPIDDSVVLRDTAAILQELALQRLSGGVGSETPLHSPKNLESDGIRERRSFEIGIKRENVTDKKTKVEDDCLRGKSEEQSNNGTQHLPPCLRARQARATRAALSRSLDEDKFNRMTSESVRMPQKQLSDDSQHNSTPNVGGHLLSSSQSTEKLQSRNLGIDLGDPRCRERIEKYKEERRMFLRDKYRSESFRGSTSRNEDDGELLARLKQRATRPPH, encoded by the exons ATGATGCCGGGACCGATGGCTGAGAAACCCCGTGCACAGCGGCTGAACAACATCGAGCCACAAACCGCAAAA agTTTGGGATGCAATCGATCAGAAGATTTTGATACACCAGTTAGCTCAGGTAGCAACATGGGAAGTGTGGCGAGGTTTCCAAAACTTGATGAGTGTGCTCATTTTCATTACGAGCATGTAGAACTTACTGATCTTGAg gtTTCAGTTACTGAAGTGCCAAACGATTCAAGTTTTGCAGTACGCGTTACTTCAGGTGACGCTTGTTGGACACTTCAACGTTCGtacgaaaattttattatgtttgaTAGGCAACTACATCGTTGTATTTATGACCGCAAGTTCTCATCGCTTGCTAAACTACCAGAAGTTGAACCAGACAATACTCAAGATTTGTTGGCAGCTTATCTCAAGcacttttcaaatttgaatcACGATGGATTAAATTGTGGACCCGTACTCAACTGGCTACAGTTGGATAATCGTGGTAGAAGAATTCTAGTTCCTGAATCAGACTCGTGTCCAATTAATACACCAGCTGTAGCAGCTGCTTATGCGGTTAGGCCGTATACTGCTCAAGCACAGGATGAAATATCTTTTCAG GTTGGAGATATGATATCAGTTATTGACATGCCACCACCAGGAGAGAGTAATTGGTGGCGTGGCAAAAAAGGTTTTGCCGTTGGTTTTTTTCCTGCTGATTGCGTCGCGGTGATTGGTGACAAAGTACCTCGTCACTTGACCGTGTCTAATATTGTACGTTCAAAGTTACCCGTTAAACCCGTTCTCAGAAAACATGGAAAGCTTATTGCTTTTTTTAGGTCTTTTATTCTTAATAGACCTTCTAGGAGACGATTAAAACAATCTGGAATTCTTAAAGAACGAGTTTTTGGATGTGATTTGGGAGAACATCTTCTTAATTCTGGTCAAGATG TACCAGCTGTGTTGAAGTGTTGTGCAGAGTTCATTGAAACACATGGATTGGTAGACGGTATTTATCGCTTAAGTGGTGTAACATCAAATATTCAACGGCTACGTCATGCATTTGATGAAGATCGCGTTCCTGCTTTGCATTCAGATGAGAGTATACTTCAAGATATTCATTCGGTAGCATCACTCTTGAAAATGTACTTTAGAGAGTTACCTAATCCATTATGTACCTATCAGCTTTACTCTACTTTTGTCACTGCCGTTCAAGCTAATACAGATGCGGAAAGATTAAGAAGAATGAGAGATGCCGTTAGAAAACTACCTCCTCCACACTACAG aacATTGGAGTATTTAATGCGACATTTAGTAAGAGTCGCAGCACGTGGGGCTGATACAGGTATGACACCACGAAATGTTGCAATCGTTTGGGCTCCTAATCTATTGCGATGCAAGGAACTTGAAGTTGGTGGTGTAGCAGCACTACAAGGTGTCGGTGTTCAAGCTGTAGTTACAGAATTTCTTGTTTGTTATGCGGAATTAATATTCGGTGATGGCCCAGTTGGTCGACCTAAATCATTGGCAATTACCACTCCTGCTCGATTATTGAGCCTTGAAGAAGCGAGAAACCGTTCTTTGCGAAATGATTCGGAGTACATTGAAGTAGGTGCCGGACCAGCTGGCTTACCTGCACACTATCACACAGTGATTGAGCTACCAAGAAAACGGAATGGTTCAAAACGTTCACCTTCATTAAACTGGCGTGCAATTTTTGGACGTGGTGGTTTTGGAGCGCGTGGTAAAACAAGACAAGTAGGAACTCCACCACAAATAGAAGCTTTATCAAGTTCTCTTAATGCTATGCGACGATTAAGACCGGTTAAAAGTGCTGACAGTCTTGATGGAGAAGATAATCTCGGTCCTTTGATGGGCCCACCACCCAACAGACCATGTGGTCACAGTCGATCAGTTTCACATGATTCATATTTTGATCATCTTGCAGACGCACCAAGTTCTGTATCTCCACTAGATCTTTCTGAGATACAACTTAATTTTGATCTTGAAGAGCGAGAAATGCGAATGTTTTCAGAGGAAGAAAGTGGTGGTGTAGCGTCAGTAGAAGCATCGCCACGGCGTCAAAGAAACGACGGCTCGTTATGTATTGCTGTAAGTGGTGGTAGTAAAAGAAAAAGATCACGTCTTGAAGAACGTCTTCACTGTGAAGTAGAATTAAGATTTATTGACAGTCAAAGTCCAGATCAAATAATGGTGTCTGCAGATATCCATGGAATTGAGACACCATCACCACTGACAACGCCAGGTTACCTGCCATTATTATCAGAAGCTTCTACACCAATAAGTCCATCTACTTTACAGGCAACACCGATCTCTTTGACACCTAAGACAGGAAATAGCCCTCGGATAAGTTTCCGTAGCTTTACTTTACCCCTCGACTTAGATGATCAATCCTGTCATACTCAAATATCAAAAGAAGATCTGTCTTCCGAAAAACTGTCTTTAGATCCTCCTAGTCAAcgtttatcaattaatttagacGATCATAATAGTGTAAAGTCTTATGAGAGAATAAAGACTTGTGAAAGTCATGAATCATCaccaaaaataaatgatattaaaaaatcgtcCGATAATTTAATAGCGACACTATCGGATCAAGAAATGACATCATGTGACGTACTCAATCTTACGTGTgccactgaaaaaaatttattttctgatGATTCTGCTATGAGCTtccaagaagaaaaatttaactgtagtAGTCAGAACTGCTGTGATCTAATGAATCAAAGTCCTCCGGATAATATGATAAATTTGGAAAATGTTGATATTGACAGTTGCTTAATAATTGATCAGAATGAACCTGTAGACATGCCGTCTTCCAGCGTTACAGATCTTGATTCACCAATGTCCTGTGAGCAAACTATTGAAGACTTACCAGATTCAGGATTTGTTATTTGCGATAATTCTGATAAAGTTTTTACAAATGTAGATACACAAACATTAACGAATAATAAAAGCAGTTCTGAGGAATGGGTTATGGttgaaaaaacaaatgaatctGTCAATCGGTTAACAAGTGTAGAAAGTAGTTCTAAAGATCAACTTGAAGGGACTGTTGATTCTGGtatcgaaaaaaattcaccACAACAAAGTTGTGTTTCTGACAATATTTCAAGAACTTCTCTCGATCTCACAATGGGTTTAACTGGAGATACCAGCACATCTTGTATTGCAACGACTGATCCGATAGATAGCTCTATTTTGCAACAAGAATCTACTGAAATATCTTTAGACATgagtgaaaataaaagtaataatggTAGCGATCTTCGTAATGGAAATAATCGCTGTTGTTCAGAAAGTGCAATTAATTTAGTCTCACATCATGATTCTGAAAAAATGGAACATGGACATGAGTGTTGTAGTTACAATTTACGTTTAGATAATGAAAATGTTTATCGatgtaatttaaatgaatCGAGTCAAGTAATGCTTGGAAAATCGAGTATagaaaataatcatttaaattatgaatcaATAAATTCCAATAAAGACGTCCAGTGTATCCGCACCAGTAATTATTTGTCGAATATTGAAAGAAGCAATATTACTGAGGATAAGAGTTGTTTCAATCGATGTCAGGATATTAGACATAGTTTCAGTCACAGTTCTAGAAAATCACAACCTACTAGCCATCATATGTATTTATCACAGAGAAATTCAAATACTCAAATACGTGATAATGAAGAGGTGGTTATTCAGTCTGAGAATGCAGCTGAAGCTCATGAAATAGCTCATGATCCAGAAGGTGCATCAGAAACTACATCACTGGATTCTTCATACACTTTTTCAAATGCATCTTCGCCCATTGATGATTCTGTTGTTTTACGAGATACAGCAGCAATTTTACAAGAACTTGCATTACAAAGATTATCTGGAGGAGTTGGAAGTGAAACGCCATTACATtcaccaaaaaatttagagtctgaTGGTATCCGAGAACGACGTAGTTTTGAAATAGGAATAAAGCGTGAAAATGTTACTGATAAAAAGACCAAGGTAGAAGACGATTGTTTGCGTGGTAAATCTGAAGAACAATCGAATAATGGAACGCAACATTTACCGCCATGCTTACGTGCTCGTCAGGCCAGAGCAACTAGAGCTGCTTTAAGTCGATCATTGGatgaagataaatttaatcgTATGACTAGTGAGTCCGTAAGAATGCCTCAAAAGCAATTGTCTGATGATTCTCAGCATAATTCTACACCAAATGTTGGTGGACACCTATTATCTTCTTCTCAAAGTACAGAGAAActtcagtcaagaaatttgggAATCGATCTGGGTGATCCTCGTTGTCGGgaaagaattgaaaaatataaagaagAAAGACGAATGTTTCTTAGAGATAAATATAGAAGTGAAAGTTTTAGAGGTTCGACATCAAGAAATGAGGATGATGGTGAATTACTAGCGCGATTAAAACAACGTGCTACGAGACCTCCtcattga